A stretch of Methanococcus voltae PS DNA encodes these proteins:
- a CDS encoding KEOPS complex subunit Pcc1 has product MEKNNENPYFELELKFEDVEIAKTIYNSIYVEHCDSQIRSKCDMNIIGNVIKIRGSAEEVSILKASVYSYIRWIKTAENIYEIINKR; this is encoded by the coding sequence ATGGAAAAAAATAACGAAAATCCATATTTTGAACTTGAATTAAAGTTTGAAGACGTTGAAATAGCTAAAACTATTTATAATAGTATATATGTTGAGCATTGTGATAGTCAAATTCGTTCAAAATGTGATATGAATATTATTGGCAATGTCATAAAAATACGTGGAAGTGCTGAAGAAGTAAGTATATTAAAAGCTTCAGTTTATTCATATATTAGATGGATAAAAACCGCTGAAAATATATACGAAATTATAAATAAAAGATAA
- a CDS encoding rRNA maturation protein produces MIITTSRKPSQRTRSLANDLSRVFNIKTVNRGKTSASELLEKYKNLIVIEELKGNPNKLKIYDVENNKVFSVIMAVKLQREIISEKIDIQNSIVYDFEDNCGEFRKLFTKFLFKNIKKPIYAINTNKKDNINYTLLKFNKGCEGVYFLDFYDVNESTTTHIGPKLKITGHKIFDIFEDEE; encoded by the coding sequence ATGATAATAACCACATCTAGAAAACCTTCACAAAGAACTCGTAGTTTAGCAAATGATTTATCAAGAGTTTTTAACATAAAAACTGTTAACCGAGGTAAAACTTCAGCTTCAGAATTACTTGAAAAATACAAAAATCTAATTGTTATCGAAGAATTAAAGGGTAACCCCAATAAATTAAAGATATACGATGTTGAAAATAATAAGGTTTTTTCAGTAATTATGGCGGTTAAATTACAAAGAGAGATAATCTCTGAAAAAATAGACATTCAAAATAGTATTGTTTATGATTTTGAAGACAATTGTGGAGAATTTAGAAAATTATTTACAAAATTTTTGTTTAAAAATATAAAAAAGCCAATTTATGCTATTAATACCAATAAAAAAGATAACATAAATTATACGCTATTAAAATTCAATAAAGGTTGTGAAGGAGTATACTTTTTAGACTTTTACGATGTTAATGAATCCACAACTACTCACATAGGCCCTAAATTAAAAATTACGGGTCATAAAATCTTTGATATTTTTGAAGATGAAGAATAA
- a CDS encoding DNA-directed RNA polymerase subunit P, whose amino-acid sequence MVEYRCSNCQRIITIDDIGSKAKCPHCSNRVLIKLRPKIVKKVQAR is encoded by the coding sequence ATGGTAGAATATAGATGCTCAAATTGCCAAAGAATAATAACTATCGATGATATAGGTTCAAAAGCTAAATGTCCTCACTGTAGTAACAGAGTATTGATAAAATTAAGACCTAAAATAGTTAAAAAAGTTCAGGCAAGATAA
- the rpl37A gene encoding 50S ribosomal protein L37Ae, producing the protein MVEYSHTKKVGSAGRFGPRYGRKLRVRLRNVEMKQKKAYKCPVCGFPKLKRAGTSIWVCSKCNAKLAGGAYTPETGSGKAVTKAIRRVIDSKNKQI; encoded by the coding sequence ATGGTAGAATACAGCCACACTAAAAAGGTTGGTTCAGCTGGTAGATTCGGACCAAGATACGGTAGAAAACTCAGAGTAAGATTAAGAAACGTAGAAATGAAACAGAAAAAAGCATACAAATGCCCTGTATGTGGATTCCCTAAATTAAAAAGAGCAGGAACCTCAATTTGGGTATGTTCAAAATGTAATGCTAAATTAGCTGGTGGAGCTTACACTCCTGAAACAGGTTCAGGAAAAGCTGTTACAAAAGCTATCAGAAGAGTTATCGACAGTAAAAACAAACAAATTTAA